From the Rhodoferax sp. WC2427 genome, one window contains:
- a CDS encoding EAL domain-containing protein: MDDEDLLEFIDGAVPATTASLREPWRILVVDDDPDVHESTAYGLRGLEIEGRSLQLLHANSAAEALGVLRRERDVAVVLLDVVMETDNAGLVTVVAIRNELGLAHVRIILRTGQPGQAPEIDTIRRYDINDYKTKSELTRTKLYTTLTAAIRSYDQLRRIDASRRGLEKIVAASNQFIAEPGLQSFAEGVITQIAGLVGVEPEGVVCACTPRTEAGSHCVVVAAAGRLAHLMQHRITDIDDPYIVASLTQCLAERRNLLAERSVTLFFAGREGGDFVAFVYASAPLRDVDAHLLEVFCTNIALCAANVELVTRLRNHAFVDRMLGLPNRTAFLQHLDDAVAAGGAAGHAIGLMDVDQFAETNDMFGHGYGDQLLAAIAQRLGAVQDGAGFLARVAGDTFGLFGLESSVNPERLRSVFEQPFEIENVLRPVSVCMGFVRCDDTNGSGLELLKDASIALKRAKELGQGRSAYYSAEVGTVTRERTRMLHGLQRAFDHEHLFVVYQPQVNLADGRPIGVEALLRWRTDDGKFVPPDRFIPVAEQSGLIVTMGAWVLRSALHALAALRSVGPQGGALGIRVAVNVSSVQFAQPQFLELVDEALRDSGVPPECLELEITESVAVMGMERVAALLRQIKARGIAVAIDDFGTGFSSLSYLDRLPADRLKIDRAFVMSLDSGRLGARIAEMIVPLGHQLGMQVLAEGVETEAQADILRALGCDEAQGYLYAKPMVIGDLGPWLAQRLGAPP, encoded by the coding sequence ATGGATGACGAAGATCTGCTTGAGTTCATAGACGGGGCTGTGCCTGCGACCACGGCCAGCCTGCGAGAGCCGTGGCGGATTCTGGTGGTGGACGACGATCCCGATGTGCACGAGAGCACCGCCTACGGCCTGCGCGGCCTGGAAATCGAAGGCCGCAGCCTGCAACTCCTCCACGCGAACTCTGCCGCCGAGGCCTTGGGAGTGTTGCGGCGTGAGCGCGATGTGGCCGTGGTGCTGCTGGACGTGGTGATGGAAACCGACAACGCGGGGCTGGTCACGGTGGTGGCCATCCGCAACGAGCTGGGTTTGGCCCATGTGCGCATCATTTTGCGCACCGGCCAGCCGGGCCAGGCCCCGGAGATCGACACCATCCGCCGCTATGACATCAACGACTACAAGACCAAAAGCGAGCTCACCCGCACCAAGCTCTACACCACGCTGACCGCGGCCATCCGTTCTTATGACCAACTGCGCCGCATCGATGCCAGCCGCCGGGGGCTGGAGAAAATTGTGGCGGCCAGCAACCAGTTCATTGCCGAGCCGGGCCTGCAAAGCTTTGCCGAAGGGGTGATCACGCAGATTGCCGGTTTAGTGGGGGTGGAGCCCGAAGGGGTGGTGTGTGCATGCACGCCCAGGACCGAGGCCGGATCGCATTGCGTGGTGGTCGCTGCCGCCGGGCGGTTGGCCCACCTGATGCAGCACCGCATTACCGATATCGACGACCCGTACATCGTGGCCAGCCTGACCCAGTGCCTGGCTGAGCGCCGCAACCTGCTGGCCGAGCGCAGCGTGACCCTGTTTTTTGCGGGCCGCGAGGGCGGGGATTTCGTGGCATTTGTCTACGCTTCGGCCCCGTTGCGCGATGTGGACGCGCATTTGCTGGAAGTGTTTTGCACCAATATTGCCCTGTGCGCGGCCAATGTGGAGCTGGTGACCCGGCTGCGCAACCATGCGTTTGTGGACCGCATGCTGGGCCTACCCAACCGCACCGCCTTCCTCCAGCACCTGGACGACGCGGTTGCCGCGGGGGGTGCGGCCGGACATGCCATTGGCCTGATGGATGTGGACCAATTTGCCGAAACCAACGACATGTTTGGCCATGGCTATGGCGACCAGTTGCTGGCCGCCATCGCCCAACGGCTGGGCGCGGTACAGGACGGAGCGGGCTTTCTGGCCCGGGTGGCGGGCGATACCTTTGGCCTGTTTGGCCTGGAGTCCAGCGTCAACCCCGAGCGGCTGCGCAGCGTGTTCGAGCAGCCGTTCGAGATCGAGAACGTGCTGCGCCCGGTGTCGGTCTGCATGGGCTTTGTGCGCTGCGACGACACCAACGGCAGCGGCCTGGAGCTGCTGAAAGACGCCTCCATCGCCCTCAAGCGCGCCAAGGAGCTGGGCCAGGGCCGCAGCGCCTACTACTCGGCCGAGGTCGGCACCGTCACCCGCGAGCGCACCCGCATGCTGCATGGCTTGCAGCGCGCGTTTGACCACGAGCACCTGTTCGTGGTGTACCAGCCCCAGGTGAACCTGGCCGATGGCCGTCCCATTGGTGTGGAGGCCCTGCTGCGCTGGCGTACCGACGATGGCAAGTTTGTGCCGCCCGACCGTTTCATCCCCGTGGCCGAGCAGTCCGGGCTGATCGTCACCATGGGAGCCTGGGTGCTGCGTTCGGCCCTGCACGCACTGGCCGCGCTGCGCAGCGTGGGCCCCCAAGGGGGTGCGTTGGGCATCCGGGTGGCGGTCAACGTGTCGTCGGTGCAGTTTGCCCAGCCCCAGTTTCTAGAGTTGGTGGACGAGGCCCTGCGCGACTCTGGCGTGCCGCCCGAATGTCTGGAGCTGGAGATCACCGAGTCGGTGGCGGTGATGGGCATGGAGCGCGTGGCGGCCCTGCTGCGCCAGATCAAGGCGCGTGGCATCGCGGTGGCGATCGACGACTTTGGCACCGGGTTTTCATCGCTCTCCTACCTGGACCGCCTGCCCGCCGACCGCCTGAAGATCGACCGGGCCTTTGTGATGTCGCTGGACTCGGGCCGCCTGGGCGCGCGCATCGCCGAAATGATTGTTCCGCTGGGCCACCAACTGGGCATGCAGGTGTTGGCCGAGGGGGTGGAAACCGAGGCCCAGGCGGATATCTTGCGGGCGCTGGGTTGCGACGAGGCGCAGGGCTACCTGTATGCAAAGCCCATGGTGATCGGAGACCTGGGGCCCTGGCTGGCCCAGCGCCTCGGAGCCCCGCCATGA
- the metH gene encoding methionine synthase, with the protein MLLSGLEPVLIGPGTLFVNIGERTNVTGSKAFARMILNGEFDQALSVARQQVENGAQVIDINMDEAMLDSKAAMVRFLNLIASEPDIARVPIMVDSSKWEVIEAGLRCIQGKPIVNSISMKEGVDAFKHHARLVRRYGAAAVVMAFDEKGQADTYARKIEICERAYRILVDEVGFPPEDIIFDPNIFAVATGIEEHNNYAVDFIEATRWIKQNLPGAKVSGGVSNVSFSFRGNDPVREAIHTVFLYHAIQAGMDMGIVNAGMVGVYDDLEPVLRERVEDVVLNRREDAGERLVEIAETAKSGAKDESKRLDWRGTPGHFVTVEQRLSHAMVHGITDFIVPDTEEAYQAILAKGGRPLHVIEGPLMAGMNIVGDLFGQGKMFLPQVVKSARVMKSAVAHLIPYIEEEKRLDEAAGRDVRTKGKIIIATVKGDVHDIGKNIVTVVLQCNNFEVINMGVMVPCHEILARAKVEGADIVGLSGLITPSLEEMQYVAGEMQKDDHFRIKKIPLMIGGATTSRVHTAVKIAHHYDGPVVYVPDASRSVGVAQSLLGDGAGAFIDELNADYDKVRLQHANKKQTPLWPLAKCRANKTPMDWSGYTPKVPKFIGRRVFKNFDLTELARYIDWGPFFQTWDLAGPYPAILTDEVVGVEASRVFKDAQAMLKRAIEGRWLTANGVVALYPANSVDDDDIAFYTDESRTEVALTWHGLRQQAEKQAIDGVMRPSRCLADFVAPRSSGVKDYAGLFAVTAGLGAEKKEAQFQAELDDYSSIMLKAIADRLAEAFAECLHHRVRTDLWGYAPQESLSIDEMIGEKYTGIRPAPGYPACPDHSVKKDMFALLQCHEIGMELTESLAMMPAASVSGFQLGHPDSVYFNVGKIGEDQLKDLAQRRGVPEADLRRFLAPNL; encoded by the coding sequence ATGCTGTTGTCTGGCCTGGAGCCCGTGCTCATCGGGCCGGGCACGCTTTTCGTCAACATCGGCGAGCGCACCAACGTCACCGGCTCCAAGGCCTTCGCCCGGATGATCCTGAACGGCGAGTTCGACCAGGCCTTGTCGGTGGCCCGCCAGCAGGTGGAAAACGGCGCGCAGGTGATCGACATCAACATGGACGAGGCCATGCTCGACAGCAAGGCTGCCATGGTGCGCTTTTTGAACCTGATTGCCTCCGAGCCCGACATCGCCCGCGTGCCGATCATGGTGGACAGCTCCAAGTGGGAAGTGATCGAGGCCGGGCTGCGCTGCATCCAGGGCAAGCCCATCGTCAACTCCATCAGCATGAAAGAGGGCGTGGACGCCTTCAAGCACCACGCCCGGCTGGTGCGGCGCTACGGTGCGGCGGCGGTGGTGATGGCGTTTGATGAGAAGGGCCAGGCCGACACCTACGCCCGCAAGATCGAGATTTGCGAGCGCGCCTACCGCATCCTGGTGGACGAGGTGGGCTTTCCGCCCGAAGACATCATCTTCGACCCCAACATCTTCGCCGTGGCCACGGGCATCGAAGAGCACAACAACTACGCGGTGGACTTCATCGAGGCCACGCGCTGGATCAAGCAGAACCTGCCGGGGGCCAAGGTCTCGGGCGGGGTGAGCAACGTGAGTTTCAGCTTCCGCGGCAACGACCCGGTGCGCGAGGCCATCCACACCGTGTTTCTGTACCACGCCATCCAGGCGGGCATGGACATGGGCATCGTCAACGCGGGCATGGTCGGCGTGTACGACGACCTGGAGCCGGTGCTGCGCGAGCGCGTGGAAGACGTGGTGCTGAACCGCCGCGAGGATGCGGGCGAGCGGCTGGTGGAGATTGCCGAAACCGCCAAGAGCGGCGCCAAGGACGAGAGCAAGCGCCTGGACTGGCGCGGCACGCCGGGCCATTTTGTGACGGTGGAGCAGCGCCTGAGTCACGCCATGGTGCACGGCATCACCGACTTCATCGTGCCCGACACCGAAGAGGCCTACCAGGCCATCCTGGCCAAGGGTGGCCGCCCGCTGCACGTGATCGAAGGCCCGCTGATGGCCGGTATGAACATCGTCGGCGACCTGTTTGGCCAGGGCAAGATGTTCCTGCCGCAGGTGGTCAAGTCGGCGCGGGTGATGAAGTCCGCCGTGGCGCACCTGATCCCCTACATCGAGGAAGAAAAGCGCCTGGACGAAGCCGCCGGCCGCGACGTGCGCACCAAGGGCAAGATCATCATCGCCACGGTGAAGGGCGACGTGCACGACATCGGCAAGAACATCGTCACCGTGGTCTTGCAGTGCAACAACTTCGAGGTCATCAACATGGGCGTGATGGTGCCCTGCCACGAGATTTTGGCCCGCGCCAAGGTGGAAGGCGCCGACATCGTGGGCCTGAGCGGCCTGATCACCCCCAGCCTGGAAGAAATGCAGTACGTGGCGGGCGAGATGCAGAAGGACGACCACTTCCGCATCAAGAAGATCCCGCTGATGATTGGCGGCGCCACCACCAGCCGCGTGCACACCGCTGTCAAGATCGCCCACCACTACGACGGCCCGGTGGTCTACGTGCCCGACGCCTCGCGCAGCGTGGGCGTGGCGCAAAGCCTGCTGGGCGACGGCGCGGGCGCGTTCATCGACGAACTGAATGCCGACTACGACAAGGTTCGCCTGCAGCACGCCAACAAGAAGCAAACCCCGCTGTGGCCGCTGGCCAAGTGCCGGGCCAACAAAACGCCGATGGACTGGAGCGGCTACACCCCCAAGGTGCCCAAATTCATTGGGCGCCGGGTGTTCAAGAACTTTGATTTGACCGAGCTGGCCCGCTACATCGACTGGGGCCCGTTCTTCCAGACCTGGGACCTGGCCGGGCCGTACCCCGCCATCCTGACCGACGAAGTGGTGGGCGTGGAGGCCAGCCGCGTGTTCAAGGACGCGCAGGCCATGCTCAAGCGGGCCATCGAGGGCCGCTGGCTCACCGCCAACGGCGTGGTCGCCCTGTACCCGGCCAACAGCGTGGACGACGACGACATCGCCTTCTACACCGACGAATCCCGCACCGAGGTGGCCTTGACCTGGCACGGCCTGCGCCAGCAAGCCGAGAAGCAGGCCATCGATGGGGTGATGCGCCCCAGCCGCTGCCTGGCCGACTTTGTGGCCCCGCGCAGCAGCGGTGTCAAAGACTACGCGGGCCTGTTTGCCGTGACCGCCGGGTTGGGTGCCGAGAAGAAAGAGGCGCAGTTCCAGGCCGAGCTGGACGACTACTCCAGCATCATGCTCAAAGCCATCGCCGACCGCCTGGCCGAAGCCTTTGCCGAATGCCTGCACCACCGAGTGCGTACCGACCTGTGGGGTTACGCGCCGCAGGAGTCGCTGAGCATCGACGAGATGATTGGCGAAAAGTACACCGGCATCCGCCCCGCGCCCGGCTACCCGGCCTGCCCGGACCACAGCGTCAAGAAAGACATGTTTGCGCTGCTGCAATGCCATGAGATCGGCATGGAACTGACGGAAAGCCTGGCCATGATGCCCGCGGCCAGCGTCAGCGGCTTCCAGCTGGGCCACCCGGACAGTGTGTACTTCAACGTCGGCAAGATCGGCGAAGACCAGCTCAAAGACCTGGCCCAGCGCCGGGGTGTACCCGAGGCGGATTTGCGGCGTTTTCTGGCACCCAATTTGTAA
- a CDS encoding cyclic nucleotide-binding domain-containing protein produces MFKNLMDGIKTQLSRAPEMRKPRARMRSVQHSDSASRAAELLIAPTALMQLSPTEALTVVSYMTPRRIPMDTTFIHEGDKTETGYMLLLLEGEVTVENIVVSRRNPVTVSVLGPGSLIGEMGLIDGQARLASCTATTAVTAAILSRAALEKLSQDDPHTAAKLLLAVSLRIAERLRDTTEKVKRYSQLVQAMQQEIDHLMPT; encoded by the coding sequence ATGTTCAAAAACCTGATGGATGGCATCAAGACCCAGTTGTCGCGTGCGCCAGAAATGCGCAAACCCCGGGCACGCATGCGTTCGGTCCAGCACTCGGATTCGGCCAGCCGCGCCGCCGAGCTGCTGATTGCGCCCACCGCGCTGATGCAGCTCAGCCCCACCGAGGCGCTGACGGTGGTGAGCTACATGACCCCGCGCCGCATTCCCATGGACACCACCTTCATCCACGAAGGCGACAAGACCGAAACCGGCTACATGCTGCTACTGCTGGAGGGCGAGGTCACGGTGGAGAACATCGTGGTGAGCCGGCGCAACCCGGTCACGGTCAGCGTGCTCGGCCCGGGCAGCCTGATTGGCGAAATGGGCCTGATCGACGGCCAGGCCCGGCTGGCCTCGTGCACCGCCACCACCGCCGTCACCGCCGCCATCCTGTCGCGCGCCGCGCTGGAAAAGCTCAGCCAGGACGACCCGCACACCGCCGCCAAGCTGCTGCTGGCGGTGTCGCTGCGCATTGCCGAACGGCTGCGCGACACCACCGAAAAGGTCAAGCGCTACAGCCAGCTGGTGCAGGCGATGCAGCAGGAAATCGACCACCTGATGCCGACCTGA
- a CDS encoding PACE efflux transporter: MQGMKRKFVYVSLYEGFAIVAATLGLAGMSGQGMHAAGILAVATSAIAIVWNLVFNTLFERWEARQAVRGRSLARRVAHAVGFEGGLTVIFVPLMAWWLDTTWWQALAMDLGLLLFFLVYTFAFNWAFDRVFGLPASALQAA; encoded by the coding sequence ATGCAAGGAATGAAACGAAAATTCGTCTACGTCAGCCTCTACGAGGGCTTTGCCATCGTGGCCGCCACGCTGGGGCTGGCCGGGATGTCGGGCCAGGGCATGCACGCGGCGGGCATTCTGGCGGTGGCGACCTCGGCGATTGCGATTGTCTGGAACCTGGTGTTCAACACCCTGTTCGAGCGCTGGGAGGCGCGCCAGGCCGTGCGCGGCCGCAGCCTGGCGCGCCGGGTGGCGCATGCTGTGGGTTTTGAGGGCGGCTTGACGGTGATTTTTGTGCCGCTGATGGCCTGGTGGCTGGACACCACCTGGTGGCAGGCCCTGGCCATGGACCTGGGGCTGCTGCTGTTCTTTCTGGTCTACACCTTTGCCTTCAACTGGGCGTTTGACCGGGTGTTTGGCCTGCCCGCGTCGGCCCTGCAAGCGGCCTGA
- a CDS encoding LysR family transcriptional regulator: MAFTSENVQVFLAVLDRGSFSAAARALGRVPSAVSMAIAHLEAELNLPLFDRRGREPQPTAAARSLEPQARLLAAQLQQLKAQALALTQGLESRLTLAIAPELLAAEWRSPLATLAQEHPLLEVEVLAAPQTDALALLHAGRANLALVFERPSLDGREGFQEVSSEILVAVMAPTLLAQTLQAGAGLREEQLTNTRQIVVASRDLAAIDTRFAYARHCWRTDNHIAALGLIEAGIGWGWLPQSFVRSQIAAGTLVQMPFDNLTNRLELWVDVVWSKERPLGLAAQRFIALVSAGRAARKAAENL, from the coding sequence ATGGCATTTACCTCCGAGAACGTGCAGGTGTTTCTGGCCGTGCTGGACCGGGGCTCGTTCTCGGCCGCCGCGCGGGCACTGGGGCGGGTGCCCTCGGCGGTGAGCATGGCCATCGCCCACCTGGAGGCCGAGCTGAACCTGCCGCTGTTCGACCGCCGTGGCCGCGAGCCCCAGCCCACGGCGGCGGCCCGCTCCCTGGAGCCGCAGGCCCGGCTGCTGGCCGCCCAGCTGCAGCAACTGAAAGCCCAGGCGCTGGCCCTGACCCAGGGGCTGGAGAGCCGCCTGACCCTGGCCATCGCCCCCGAGCTGCTGGCCGCCGAGTGGCGCAGCCCGCTGGCCACGCTGGCACAGGAACACCCCTTGCTCGAAGTGGAGGTGCTGGCCGCGCCGCAGACCGATGCACTGGCCCTGCTGCACGCGGGCCGGGCCAATCTGGCGCTGGTGTTCGAGCGGCCCAGCCTGGATGGGCGCGAGGGCTTCCAGGAAGTAAGCAGCGAAATCTTGGTCGCCGTGATGGCCCCCACCCTGCTAGCCCAAACCCTGCAGGCGGGTGCGGGCCTGCGCGAGGAGCAGCTCACCAACACCCGCCAGATCGTGGTGGCCAGCCGCGACCTGGCCGCCATTGACACCCGCTTTGCCTACGCCCGCCACTGCTGGCGCACCGACAACCACATCGCCGCGCTGGGCCTGATCGAGGCCGGCATCGGCTGGGGCTGGCTGCCGCAGTCGTTTGTGCGCAGCCAGATCGCCGCGGGCACGCTGGTGCAGATGCCGTTCGACAACCTGACCAACCGGCTGGAGCTGTGGGTGGACGTGGTCTGGTCCAAAGAAAGGCCGCTGGGCCTGGCCGCGCAGCGCTTCATCGCCCTGGTGAGCGCCGGGCGCGCGGCCCGCAAGGCGGCAGAGAATTTATAA
- a CDS encoding Gfo/Idh/MocA family protein, translating into MQKVRWGVLSTAKIGMEKVTPALMRSQWCDVQAIASRALPSARAAADKLGIPTAYGSYEELLADPNIEAIYNPLPNDLHVPMTLAAARAGKHVLCEKPIALNANEAAQLREVAGKVHIMEAFMVRFHPQWLRTRELVQSGALGERCTVQAWFSYFNRNPDNIRNDASKGGGALFDIGCYPIVAGRFLFGAEPLRVMALADMDPEFGVDRMFSALLDFGGGRQLNFTVSTQSTPYQRVQVVGTQQRVEIEIPFNAPQGEATRIFIDNGKALGGASATVETFAPCDQYSLEGDAFSLAIRGQAPLQYGVEDAIQNMLIIDALFASQRSGQWVAL; encoded by the coding sequence ATGCAAAAAGTACGCTGGGGTGTGTTGAGTACCGCCAAGATTGGCATGGAAAAAGTCACCCCGGCGCTGATGCGCAGCCAGTGGTGCGATGTGCAGGCGATTGCCTCGCGCGCCCTGCCGTCCGCCCGCGCCGCGGCGGACAAGTTGGGCATTCCCACCGCCTACGGCTCCTACGAAGAGCTGCTGGCCGACCCGAACATCGAGGCCATCTACAACCCCCTGCCCAACGACCTGCACGTGCCCATGACCCTGGCGGCGGCGCGTGCGGGCAAGCATGTGCTGTGCGAAAAGCCGATCGCCCTGAACGCCAATGAAGCGGCGCAGCTGCGCGAAGTGGCGGGCAAAGTCCACATCATGGAAGCCTTCATGGTGCGTTTCCACCCGCAGTGGCTGCGCACCCGGGAGCTGGTGCAAAGCGGTGCCTTGGGCGAGCGCTGCACGGTGCAGGCCTGGTTCTCGTACTTCAACCGCAACCCCGACAACATCCGCAACGATGCCAGCAAGGGCGGCGGCGCACTGTTTGACATTGGCTGCTACCCCATCGTGGCCGGGCGCTTTCTGTTCGGTGCCGAGCCGCTGCGCGTGATGGCGCTGGCCGATATGGACCCCGAGTTTGGCGTAGACCGCATGTTCAGCGCGCTGCTGGACTTTGGCGGTGGCCGCCAGCTCAATTTCACCGTGTCCACCCAGTCCACGCCCTACCAGCGCGTGCAGGTGGTGGGCACGCAGCAGCGGGTAGAGATCGAGATCCCGTTCAACGCGCCGCAAGGGGAAGCCACCCGCATCTTCATCGACAACGGCAAGGCCCTGGGCGGTGCCAGCGCCACGGTGGAAACCTTTGCGCCCTGCGACCAGTACAGCCTGGAAGGCGACGCCTTCTCGCTGGCCATCCGCGGCCAAGCCCCGCTGCAGTACGGCGTGGAAGACGCGATCCAGAACATGTTGATCATCGACGCGCTGTTTGCCTCGCAGCGCAGCGGCCAGTGGGTAGCGCTCTAG
- a CDS encoding homocysteine S-methyltransferase family protein has protein sequence MKTPTYTRAQQLPAILAQRIAILDGAMGTMIQRFKLTEEQYRGERFKDFHKDVKGNNELLSLTRPDVIRDIHEGYLAAGADLIETNTFGATTVAQADYDMADLAIEMNLASARIARAACDKYSTPDKPRFVCGALGPTPKTASISPDVNDPGARNVTFEELRAAYYDQTKALAEGGSDVILVETIFDTLNAKAALFAVDEYFADSGQRLPLIISGTVTDASGRILSGQTVTAFWHSVRHAQPLAVGLNCALGAALMRPYIQELHRVAPDTFISCYPNAGLPNPMSDTGFDETPDVTSALVREFAAEGLVNIVGGCCGTTPEHIAAIHGAVTPLPGRVLRPYFHRDESTETEQEAA, from the coding sequence ATGAAAACGCCTACCTACACCCGCGCCCAGCAACTCCCCGCCATTCTGGCGCAACGCATCGCCATCCTCGACGGCGCGATGGGCACCATGATCCAGCGCTTCAAGCTGACCGAAGAACAATACCGCGGTGAGCGCTTCAAGGACTTCCACAAGGACGTGAAGGGCAACAACGAGCTGCTCAGCCTGACGCGCCCGGACGTGATCCGCGACATCCACGAGGGCTACCTGGCCGCCGGGGCCGACCTGATCGAGACCAACACCTTTGGCGCGACCACCGTGGCCCAGGCCGACTACGACATGGCCGACCTCGCCATCGAGATGAACCTGGCGTCGGCCCGCATCGCCCGCGCCGCCTGCGACAAGTACAGCACGCCCGACAAGCCGCGCTTTGTCTGCGGCGCGCTCGGCCCCACGCCCAAGACCGCCAGCATCAGCCCCGACGTGAACGACCCCGGCGCGCGCAATGTGACCTTTGAAGAGCTGCGCGCCGCCTACTACGACCAGACCAAGGCGCTGGCGGAGGGCGGCAGCGACGTGATCCTGGTGGAAACCATCTTCGACACCCTGAATGCCAAGGCCGCGCTGTTTGCGGTGGACGAGTACTTTGCCGACTCGGGCCAGCGCCTGCCGCTGATCATCAGCGGCACGGTGACCGACGCCTCGGGCCGCATCCTCAGCGGCCAGACCGTCACCGCCTTCTGGCACAGCGTACGCCACGCCCAGCCGCTGGCCGTGGGCCTGAACTGCGCCCTGGGCGCGGCGCTGATGCGCCCCTACATCCAGGAGCTGCACCGCGTGGCCCCGGACACCTTCATCAGCTGCTACCCCAACGCCGGTCTGCCCAACCCGATGAGCGACACCGGTTTCGACGAAACCCCGGATGTCACCTCGGCCCTGGTGCGCGAGTTCGCCGCCGAGGGGCTGGTCAACATCGTGGGCGGCTGCTGCGGCACCACGCCGGAGCACATTGCCGCCATCCACGGTGCGGTGACACCCCTGCCGGGCCGCGTGCTGCGCCCGTATTTCCACCGCGACGAATCCACCGAAACCGAACAAGAGGCTGCCTGA
- a CDS encoding AraC family transcriptional regulator N-terminal domain-containing protein, with product MLPSTPIEPSKELCDVIARHWQGNQVATALPRVRLVRADAPTLPVAVVYQPILYIVAQGAKRLLLGGSVVEYRAGQCLLVSVDLPVTGAVVQARPEQPYLAFALALDTAVLADMLLALPSQPTGTPSPGLAVSPATPDLLDAALRLLRLLDTPAHIPMLAPLIEREILYRLLTGAQAPMLRQIALAHSQLAHIGRAIAWIRGHFAEPLRIDTVAQQVHMTASTFHRHFKAVTAMSPLQYQKQIRLQEARRLLLAGQADAASIGFAVGYESPSQFSREYARLFGQPPLRDAVRLRSLGPLQEA from the coding sequence ATGTTGCCATCCACGCCCATCGAACCCTCCAAGGAACTTTGCGATGTGATTGCACGGCACTGGCAGGGTAACCAAGTCGCCACGGCCCTGCCGCGCGTGCGGCTGGTGCGGGCGGACGCACCCACCTTGCCGGTGGCGGTGGTCTACCAGCCCATTCTGTACATCGTGGCGCAGGGGGCCAAGCGGCTGCTGCTGGGCGGGTCGGTGGTGGAATACCGCGCCGGACAGTGCCTGCTGGTGTCGGTGGACCTGCCGGTGACCGGGGCGGTGGTGCAGGCCAGGCCGGAGCAGCCCTACCTGGCCTTTGCCCTGGCCCTGGACACGGCGGTGCTGGCCGACATGCTGCTGGCCTTGCCGAGCCAGCCCACGGGCACCCCGTCGCCCGGCCTGGCCGTCAGCCCGGCCACGCCCGACCTGCTGGATGCCGCCCTGCGCCTGCTGCGGCTGCTGGACACCCCGGCCCACATCCCCATGCTGGCACCGCTGATTGAAAGGGAAATCCTGTACCGCCTGCTCACCGGCGCACAGGCCCCCATGCTGCGCCAGATCGCCCTGGCCCACAGCCAGCTGGCGCACATCGGCCGCGCGATAGCCTGGATCCGTGGCCATTTCGCCGAGCCGCTGCGCATTGATACGGTGGCACAGCAAGTGCACATGACGGCCTCTACCTTCCACCGCCATTTCAAGGCCGTCACCGCCATGAGCCCGCTGCAGTACCAAAAGCAGATCCGCCTGCAGGAAGCCCGCCGCCTGCTGCTGGCGGGCCAGGCCGACGCGGCCAGCATCGGCTTTGCCGTGGGCTACGAGAGCCCGTCCCAGTTCAGCCGCGAATACGCCCGCCTGTTCGGCCAGCCGCCGCTGCGCGATGCTGTACGCCTGCGCAGCCTGGGGCCGTTGCAGGAGGCATGA
- a CDS encoding SDR family NAD(P)-dependent oxidoreductase, with amino-acid sequence MTFQPTTWFITGAARGIGAHTVQAALAAGHNVVATARSRHSIATVHDRLLALDLDVTIEAQAHAAVQAAVARFGRIDVLVNNAGYGQLGLFEESTAADAQAQFDTNVFGLFHVTRAVLPVMRQQRAGRVLNLSSIAGMRGRTGTALYSASKFAVEGFSEALAQEVAAFGIFVTIVQPGAFRTDFLDGQSMRTGSQSLAAPFADYTAQSAQVAEGLSARNHQQPGDPARLAAVLLQLAAHPAPPLRLAAGSDAVEIIGAKIDALRGELEAWRGVSVATDGKF; translated from the coding sequence ATGACTTTCCAACCCACCACCTGGTTCATCACCGGTGCCGCGCGCGGCATTGGCGCGCACACCGTGCAAGCCGCCCTGGCCGCAGGCCACAACGTGGTGGCCACCGCCCGCAGCCGCCACAGCATCGCCACTGTCCACGACCGTCTGCTGGCGCTGGACCTGGACGTGACCATCGAAGCCCAGGCCCACGCCGCCGTGCAGGCCGCCGTGGCCCGCTTTGGCCGCATCGACGTGCTGGTCAACAACGCGGGCTACGGCCAGCTCGGCCTGTTCGAAGAAAGCACCGCGGCGGATGCCCAGGCGCAGTTCGACACCAATGTGTTCGGCCTGTTCCATGTGACCCGCGCGGTACTGCCGGTGATGCGCCAGCAGCGCGCAGGCCGGGTGCTGAACCTCTCGTCCATCGCCGGGATGCGGGGCCGCACCGGCACCGCCCTGTACAGCGCCAGCAAGTTTGCGGTGGAAGGCTTCTCCGAGGCCCTGGCGCAGGAGGTGGCCGCCTTCGGCATCTTTGTCACCATCGTGCAGCCCGGCGCGTTTCGCACCGACTTTCTGGACGGCCAGTCGATGCGCACCGGCAGCCAGTCCCTGGCCGCCCCCTTTGCTGATTACACCGCGCAATCCGCCCAGGTGGCCGAAGGCCTTAGCGCCCGCAACCACCAGCAGCCAGGCGACCCGGCGCGGCTGGCTGCCGTGCTGCTGCAACTGGCGGCCCACCCCGCGCCGCCGCTGCGCCTGGCGGCGGGGAGTGATGCGGTGGAGATCATTGGGGCGAAGATCGACGCGCTGCGGGGGGAGCTGGAGGCTTGGCGGGGGGTGTCGGTGGCGACGGATGGGAAGTTTTAA